The region ggccgccattcctttgttttggaacacaaacatggccgccgtgacgtcatttgaaaacgctctattaccaaatttgaggttttaacgacaacttGAGTGTACAAATGCgaatctttcattctatatttcaattttactcTGAATTCGCTGGTACAAATTTAGTTTTAGGATagttcgcccacattgtacgaagtgaacgactaaagacgttttcgtcgacgtcgccgtcttagatcttaaagtccctgttTAGTTGTTTACTGTCTCAtgtggttgttgttgtattttatgAGACTAAAACTCAAGCGGATCCGTCAGTTTGTTCGCCACCTTCTCCTACTCTAGGATGTGATGGAGAGGTAAGAGCTTAGGCGTTGAGTACCATTGTACTTGCGATTTCTCTAGAAAATTGTCTCGGAATTCAGTTTTCCCTTCGAATTTTTCACTTTGCGAGCACAGGTGGACCACCCTCTGTTAGCGttgttattttaaaattaatttccaGATATAAAATTACAATCAATATACTActtattaaaataaaaactatattaaaaaacgtgtagtattaataaaaatgtatttacaagtaaaaaagTGTCGGCAAGACATAGTAATAGTTAGCGTTGTTATCGATCTGTAGAAGGATAAATATATTAAGGCGGTTGCGATTTTCTCGGCGATAAAtttaaagtttgaaagcaaataattcaatgaaagatcaaacaaagtgtAAACTGAGCCCTGTGTTATGTTTTCTTGGTCGTTCAGAGTTGTCTTAGACGTCATTTTGCGAGATATTTTCTCGACCGCCGGTTAGAGAGacaagaaaattgacaaggcaGGCAACAACGAGCCGCCGGTCGGTGATCTTGTGCGTTTatcatttgtcaacaaaaaccgaaaattccggttggaaattCAGTTGGTACAGCTCATTCCACAGGAAAGGTTCCGAAAAAGATGGAATTCCTCCTCTTTTCCCGTTCCAACCGAAAACACCGGAAAAATCCTGTACCATTTGTAAACTCCCACTCGGCACGGTTCACTTCGGTCTCTTTTTCAGCCTTTCGACACTGCAGATGCAGCCGCaattttgatttgttatttttttcttccagccGCGAGAGACTCGAAAGAAAAAGCTAAAATTCGGCGAAGGTATGGGGAAATCCCTAATCGATCGGATGCTACTTTTTTTAGGTGAGAATTTTACTGGTTTGGCGTCAGTTCTAGCTTGAAGAATACGAGGTCACCGGCCGGCGGCTTGGTGTTGCCTGCCTTGTCAATTTTCTCAACTCTCTAACTGGCGGTCGAGAAAAGATCTTACAAAATGACGGCTAAAATAGCTCGGAATGACCAAAAAAACATAACATAGGACTCACTTGAcactttcattgaattatttgctttcaaactttattgccgagCAAATCGCAACTGCCTTAATGTATTTATCCTCCCACAGACCGATAACAACGTCAACAGTGTTTCGAGTCAAGTTTCTCGACAAAAGTCACAGGTCTCAACATCCGATCTTGTTCGTTACAATCACTGTGACATTTAGTCAAAGTTTGAGTGACTATCAAGGTTTGGTTTGAAATTAACAACACGCAATGTTTAGAAAGCTCGTCACAGCATGAATAGAAATGTTACGGAATAAGAATATATATGTTACGGTGAACAATTCTTCATTAAAGCTATGGGGCAGGAAAATTTTGAGACAGGTTGCTCGAAGAAACTGACTGCTTCAAACTAAATTGatttgtaatttcacgttgGATTCGCGGAAGACTGAAAGAAACATTGAATGCAGTTTTTTTTGTGGCGTCGCCTTTCCAGTTTCCTTTGTCGATTCTAAAGCTCCTCgtgaatgataataataataggtccGATTACGTCATTCCTCTCTTTTCTTATCCCCACCAGGGAACGATCAAAACATTCCACATGACACCTCTATGGCTCGAATCCCATGCGTGGTACATCACTAGCGATCGGTCCACTTCCGCAGCTCAGATCACATTCAACGCTGGCTCAAAAGAGAACGACGCACTTCTTAAGGTTGTCTTGGTCCCCGCCGGAGTGTTGACAGATGATGCTCCGCTTTCAGTACAAATCACGGTCGCGAATGACATCGGTATTGGGAAGACAGCTGACAGCGACATCAGATACGGAGTGTCCGATGGCTCCAAGTTTATCGGCTTTGAGAGCCCTGATCAGGGAAATTATGCCAACCATGGCCCCTGCTATGGATGCGATGGTGTTCCGGGTTCAACTTTGTCGTCCATTCGACGCGATCCCGTGACCCCCAAAACCACTGACTCAGTCTACCCTGGTCAATTTGTATACACTCTGAAACTGGATGAGCGCTGGGGATCGTGCTATACTGCGCATGACAGTGGCTTTGTGAGGACCGCTAACTACAATGATCGCCTGATGCTCAGCAAAGGACTCACTTTGGAAGTCTATAAGAGCAACAAAGGAGAGAGAGTTGGGATCAAATTCATCAAAGTTACGCTCAGCCTAGATTCATGActttaaaatcatctttgtTGGAGAGATGATTTTAACCATAAATGCAAGAGTGGTACAACGTTGCAGTAGCTATTACTGATCCGATTAAAATCATTAACAATTGGGGTTAAATGGCCGCTTTTTGAACAagaaaaatctgtttaaaaaaaatctggtgATAATAAAGGGTTAACATGAGATTTACTTGTGTGCACCAGACGACTTAAGTTCAATCTCTTATTTTCCCTTCTGCTGAGAAATTTGTTCATGGGACGAGATTGCGTGATATAGTGAGTTTCATTCCAGTCCGAAATTCTGGACAAAATTTcctttgaaattttgttttgcttgcaTCCGAGATACGAGATCCGGGATCCGAGATCCGAGATCCGAGAAAGAAAAGTTGGGCGGGAAGACTTCAGAGCCCTTCTTTTACATGACGGCTGTCTCTCGCCGAACTCAAAAAGGCAATGAAAACTGTCAATTGCAGACGCCATTTCATATTTCCTTTGACTTGTTACAGGCCGATgataaattttcaaacaaaaaatcaCGTCGTATCGGTTAATGCGTCGCGGTTTTGTTATTTGACAATACCAATAGCTCTGTCATCAAATTCATTCGTTCGTCTATCAGCAATTGCCTCATTACAGCATGGAAATCTTTGTATCATATTAGTGTAAATTCATCTACAGCCATTCCTTCCTTCCTATATGCACGAAATTGACCTCTTTATAATTAGCCTGTACGTTTTTTTTCCCATtccagaccacgtgatgttactctagagaacagtttctttcaaacgtCGTCTTATCATCCGTGCTTATGTACGAATAacttacaaaaaaacaaaaggaaaattcccttgagaacgtcacgtggtctgaaaggggaaaacaaaacgtacaagctaaagaggtcgaTTGCATGAACAGCCGATGGTGAAAAGACAAAGCTTACGCGCAGTGAAACAGTTAAATAAAATGGCTTTTATTGGGAGCGTTTTTGTTAATgatttggggggaggggggaggctGGCGCAGTAGTGAGATTCCCAGTCTCGGAGACATATGGAGGTTGCGTTTCTCATCTCTGCTACGAGAGGTTTGAAAGGTAATTCTTCGGGTACACCAATTTTCTCTTCTCGTCAAAAAACCCAACATTGGATTTAACTTACTTTAATTTCATGAGCTTCCATTCGATTTACGGTTTCCCCACTGAGCAGATTTCAGTGTTGTGCTCATCAGCTACGCGAGTATGAGACGGCTTCAATAAAATAAAGTGAGTGTCATTGCTActataaattaaattattaaaaactgaactataATGGATACCAGGTTTCCAGCATTGGCTCgctggacacaggctatcagtttaTCAGTTAATATACCTGCTGTACTGACCTAGTATGGTCGAAGAAAGTGTCAGCAGCTctgagaaattaaaaaatggcAAACTAAAGCTGTTTTGGACCGGAATAGACCGGGGCAGAAATCGATGttttagtcgacaatactaccCCCTTGAACACCATGGAGTTTTtcataaaacaatttttctggatataaaatgattacaaccTACTCAGCGCTACGTGCCTTGTTGGTTATCCATCAATTCATATCTAGCGGGctctcgtagaataattgttagtTATTAGTATTCTATcatattatcatcatcaacatcatcatcatcatcatcatcatcatcattattattattattattattattatttattaatgtcATCATTATTCACGACGAATAGCTATAAAGTGACATGATGTAAAATGAAAGAtaaagttagtttttttgcttgtttctttttagcCCTGAAGGAAatgtctttattttgtttgcGCTTCTACGCTCTGGATACGAAATGTCTATCAAgctaattcatttttttttattcttttgttgaaCCTTGGGTGAATCGAGACAGAAAGAAATCtgcaaaattaaatgaaaaacagCTAAATAACTATGAGTAGGCTATTTTTTTGATAAAACATTGCTCACTTTCTCAGGGATGGCATCAACATCCCATTTGAAAGAAACTCCTTGTCTGAGGTATACAAACTCTTGGCTGACTCAataaagttttttaaaatttaattgtgTCAAGCACAATTTAAAATTGATAATTAGTGACGATTTAAAAATTGACAATTAGTTGACAATTTAAATATTGTCactaaattatgcaaatttttaccTGCCACGCTCGAAATCAAAATTCTTCTTGCACAGACAAAACATCGAAAGTTAAAAACGTTCCTATGTTTCTCTCCGAATGAAGTTTAAACTAAGATTAAGTGTTCTGTTTATGGATTGATTTGCCAAAACCGGTATGGCTAAGATCCCATTTTAAGGCTGTTGGCAAAGCTAGAGCATTTGTGAAGACGAATATGATGTGGCTGGACAGCCATTGAGGTGGAGAATTTCAAAGCGTTTTACACTAAACTGATGACACTTCACAGGTATTCAATAATTGTACATATAATATTATGTGTTGCCCCTTTCAAATGATGCTCTGCTTGTCAGCGTCGAGTAAAAAACCGAtactaaccctttcactcccaagatctGAATGTCAATTCTCCTTACTGACTGTCATACAGTACTCTTTACGTCAGTTATGGGAATTTgattatatatatttaaacAACTTGGGTTTCCTACATGTGTGCTTACTAATTCAGGGATAGTTTTGGGCAGTTTAAGACTATGCAGAGAAATCAGAACTTAGCAAGGGCTCTTAGTATCCTAAAAGAAATTTGGTAgtaaccaagcatttatcagagataattaaggACAGTGCTTACTGCTGTTGTTGCGCAGCGCATAAGATCTGCGCATCTAGGGATAcgcgggtttcctatgggtgatgcttactaatacagggatattttttgcgcggtttagaacgttgtctaaaaatattatttcccgttgctgtaataattttgcgattactctaAATCACTCGACTTGGAAAGTGTGAGTACACATGCTAAGAATAAAAAtggtcgttgtcaggacgagaacggcaaagaaatgtccTCTTCCACTACGATTTCATGTTTCCGttattctgaatggcttcgacaataCCTTCTTCCCCGGATTCTccccaaagagactgatgtaatgttttccctagatacttttgcaacagcaacaataatcagtttttagcagcgtgggaaaatttccgtttctgaggtagaaaaaacaaacagaactgaaactagttttagattttgaatctccctcgaGTTACTTACTGACTTCGATCATTCCTGTCGGACTGACATTGTTATTCAAGCGACCAATCAAAAAAAAGAGTTCAAGTCCATTATCC is a window of Montipora foliosa isolate CH-2021 chromosome 5, ASM3666993v2, whole genome shotgun sequence DNA encoding:
- the LOC138002877 gene encoding uncharacterized protein isoform X1 produces the protein MTKLWMLLGFLSVVTCGTKTQADPSVCSPPSPTLGCDGEGTIKTFHMTPLWLESHAWYITSDRSTSAAQITFNAGSKENDALLKVVLVPAGVLTDDAPLSVQITVANDIGIGKTADSDIRYGVSDGSKFIGFESPDQGNYANHGPCYGCDGVPGSTLSSIRRDPVTPKTTDSVYPGQFVYTLKLDERWGSCYTAHDSGFVRTANYNDRLMLSKGLTLEVYKSNKGERVGIKFIKVTLSLDS
- the LOC138002877 gene encoding uncharacterized protein isoform X2, whose protein sequence is MTKLWMLLGFLSVVTCGGTIKTFHMTPLWLESHAWYITSDRSTSAAQITFNAGSKENDALLKVVLVPAGVLTDDAPLSVQITVANDIGIGKTADSDIRYGVSDGSKFIGFESPDQGNYANHGPCYGCDGVPGSTLSSIRRDPVTPKTTDSVYPGQFVYTLKLDERWGSCYTAHDSGFVRTANYNDRLMLSKGLTLEVYKSNKGERVGIKFIKVTLSLDS